The window CAACGATGTTGTCTTATGCAGGTGGAAACGGTGCTCAAGCTGTTGCTGAATTAGGTAATTTTAAAGCTTCAGATTTAGAATTAGTACTTTATACAAAGACTTCAATCGGAGATGGAACTCAGGCAAACAACCCTTGGTTGCAGGAATTACCAGATCCTATTACAAGAATGTCTTGGGATAACTACTTAACTATTTCTACCAAAGATGCTGAAAGATTAGGAATTGAAAACAGTCTAAATGCAAGAATGCAGTTGGATGGTTCTCTTGTAAACCTTACAGTAAACGGAGTAAAAATAGAAAATGTTCCCGTATTCATTCAGCCAGGTCAAGCAGACGGATCTGTTGGTCTTGCTTTAGGATATGGTAAAAAAGATTCTGGAGCAACTGCAGATACAGGAGTAAATGCTTACCCTTTATTTGACGGTTCAAACTTAGTGATTTCAAATGTTTCTATTGAGAAAACAGGTGAAGAGCATGAGTTTGCAGGAGTACAGCTTCAGAATACATTAATGGGTCGTTACGAAATTGCAAAAGAAGTACCTTTAGCAGAATTTATTAATGTACCTTTCGATGACGAACATAAAGGATGGAACAAGCCTTTGGAATATCACACCATCAGTGGAGCTCTTCCGGCAGGTAAAATTGACCTTTGGGATGCTTTTGATGACACAGATGGCCCTCACTTCAACTTATCAGTAGACTTAAACTCTTGTACGGGTTGTGGAGCTTGTATCATTGCTTGTCAGGCAGAAAACAACGTTCCTGTAGTTGGTAAAGAAGAAATCAGAATGTCGAGAGATATGTTCTGGTTGAGAATTGACCGTTACTATTCATCTGAACAAAAAGTTACTGTTTATGATGGTCTTAAACAAGGAATGGCAGTTCCTGAGCTTTACGGAAGTAGTGTATTAGGTATTGAAGGAGCATTAGAAAACCCAGCAGAAAATCCAGATGTGATTTTCCAGCCGGTAATGTGTCAGCACTGTAACCACGCTCCATGTGAAACTGTTTGTCCGGTAGCGGCAACTTCTCACAGTAAGCAAGGACAAAACCACATGGCTTACAACAGATGTATCGGTACAAGATATTGTGCAAACAACTGTCCGTACAAAGTAAGACGTTTCAACTGGTTTACATATAACTTGAATGACAAGTTCGATTTCAACATGAATAACGATCTTGGAAGAATGGTTCTTAACCCTGATGTTGTTGTAAGAACAAGAGGGGTAATGGAGAAATGTTCAATGTGTATCCAAGAAACTCAAGCTACCATCTTAACAGCTAAGAGAGAAAATAGAAAAGTAACAGACGACGAATTTAAAAATTCTTGTGCCTGTGCAGCAGCATGTTCTACTGGAGCAATGCAGTTTGGAGATATGAATGATAAAGAATCTTCAGTTAGAAAATTATATTCTAGCAACAGAAGATATCATTTACTTGAAGAGATCGGAACCAAACCAAATGTGTTCTATCACGCTAAAGTAAGAAATAGAGTATAAAATAAAGTTTAAATAATAAATAGGTAAAAAATGTCAGGACATTACGAAGCTCCGATAAGGGAACCTCTGATTATTGGTCACAAAACTTATCACGATATCACAGAAGATATTGCACGACCTATCGAAGAAAGAGCAGGTAAATTATGGTGGATCTCACTATACGCAGCCTTAGTTCTTTTCATCTACGGATTCGGCTGTATCGCTTATACTATCGGGACAGGTATTGGAGCATGGGGGCTTAACAGAACTATTAACTGGGGTTGGGATATTACCAACTTCGTATGGTGGGTAGGTATCGGTCACGCCGGAACCCTAATCTCAGCAGTATTATTATTATTTAGACAACGATGGAGAATGTCTGTAAACCGTTCTGCGGAAGCAATGACAATCTTCGCAGTTGTACAGGCGGCAATTTTCCCGCTTATTCACATGGGTAGAGTTTGGGTAGGATATTGGGTATTCCCTCTTCCTAACCAGTTTGGTTCTCTTTGGACTAACTTCAACTCGCCTCTACTTTGGGACGTATTTGCAATCTGTACGTATTTCTCTGTATCAACAGTATTCTGGTTTATCGGTTTGATTCCTGACTTTGCTATGATCAGAGACAGAGCTAAAACTCCTTGGACTAAGAAAATCTATACCCTACTATCTTTCGGATGGGGTGGAAAAGCAAAACACTGGCAGAGATTTGAAGAAGTATCTTTGGTATTGGCAGGTTTGGCAACTCCATTGGTATTCTCGGTACACACTACAGTATCTTTTGACTTCGCAACTTCAGTTATTAAAGGATGGCACTCTACGATCTATCCTCCTTACTTCGTTGCTGGAGCAATCTTCTCAGGATTCGCAATGGTACAAACACTATTGTTAATTGCTAGAAAAGTTTGTCACCTTGAAGACTACATCACAATGTATCATATCGAAATTATGAACATCGTAATCGTTCTTACAGGTGGTATGGTAACAGTAGCGTATGCAACTGAATATTTTATCGGATGGTATTCTGGTTCAAGATATGAAGACTTTACTTACCTTTCACCAGGTGCTGCAATAGGACCATATTGGTGGGCGTTCTGGGCGTTGATTATCTGTAACCTTGTTATCCCGGCGTTGTTCTGGTTTAAGAAAGTTAGAACAAACATTATTGCAACATTTATCATTGCATTAATTATCAACATCGGTATGTGGTTTGAGCGTTTCGACATCATCGTAATCAACCTTTCAAGAGATTACTTGCCTGGTTCTTGGACGATGTTTAAACCAACCATTATTGACGTAGGTGTATATTTAGGTACAATCGGATTCTTCTCTGTATTATTCTTATTATACGCAAGAACATTCCCTGTAATTGCACAGGCAGAATTAAAATCGATCTTGAAAATCTCAGGTGAAACTTATAAAGTAAAAGAAGGAGATGAGCACCACTAAAATTGTATACGGACTTTATGCTGACGACGACGATCTAATGAACGGCGTTAAAGCATTCAACGATAAAGGAATTGCAATAAACGAAGTTTATACCCCATTTCCTGTTCACGGGCTAGACAAAGCTTTAGGCTTAAAGAAAACCAGAATTTCTGATGCTGCTTTCATTTATGCGCTTTATGGAGTTTCTATCGGTTTGACGGTTACTTGGTACATTATGAACCATGACTGGGCACAAAATATTGGTGGGAAACCATCATTCAACTGGGTAGACAACTTCCCGGCGTTTATTGACCCAATGTTTGAATTAATGGTATTCTGTGCGGCTCACATGATGTCTCTTACTTTCTTTGTAAGAAATAAAATGTATCCAGGAGCGCCTGCACAAAACCCAGATCCAAGAACTACAGATGATAAATTCTTGATGGAATTTGTTACTGAAGATGTAGAATCTGTAAAGCAGTTGCTTATCGAAACGGGAGTAGAAGAAATAACTGTTAAAGATGCTTAAAATGAAAAAGAATGTATTAAAAATTACAGCAATTTTAGGTTTAACTACAGTTTTACTTAATTCTTGCGGACCGAATGAAAATGCACCTCTAGTATATTTCCCGGATATGTATTTCCCTGTGGCATACGATCCGTTGATGAAAGCTCAGGATGCTTATTCAGATCATGAAAATGAAATTCCTGCATTTGTAAGAAATAACGGTGCCACTGGCCTTGCTCCTGTAGAAGGTTCGGTAGCTCAAAATAAAGACGGAGTATTTGAAGAAGGTAAACTTCCTAAAACTCCAGACGAATATAACTCAGGTTATGACGCTTCAAAAGCAATAAGCGCTTCTCCTCTTAATCCTGCTAATGCAGCGAAAGATATAGAGAGAGGTAAAATGCTTTTCGATCATACTTGTTCAGCTTGTCACGGAACTGGTGGTGACGGACAAGGATCGATCGTACAAAGTGGAGCTTATTCTGGTGTACCAAATTATGCAGACAGAGAAATCACTGTAGGATCTGTACATTATGTATTAACAAACGGTAGAAATGCTATGGGATCTTATGCAGGACAATTAAATCCTGGAGACAGATGGAGAGTGGCAATGTATGTAATGAGTGCTTTCAAAAAAAGTGCAGCTCCGGCTCCCGCAGCAGCGCCAGCAACAACTGAGACTACCGAAACTAAAAAATAAGAAAAGAAATGTATAGTTTTTCACCAAAATTAAAATCAACTTCTATTATCCTTCTTGTTGTAGGTTTAGTTTTATTTGCTGCAGGTTTCTTTTTAAATAAAGGAATTACTACAGAGAGAATAGAACACATGATGGAAGCAGTACATTCTGCAGGTCATGATTCGCCTACACATTCAAGCGAAATGGTAGGACCTCAAGATCATGCTGCTCATTTAGAGCACGCAGAAATGCAGGTTCACAATCAGCCATTAGCTTCAATTCATTTTGTAGCAGTATTTTTCTTCGGAGTAAGCTGTTGTGTATTGTTCTTTTACTGTATTCAGCATGCCGCTCACGCAGGATGGCCAATTATTATCACGAGAGTGATGGAAGCTATTGCTTCTTACATTCCTTGGGGTGGTGCTATTTTAGTAATCTTAATGATTCTTAATATCACGCACAACGGTCATCTTTTCCATTGGATGGATCCTGAATTGACAAAAGAGGGATCACCACACTTTGATGTCATCTTATTTGAAAAGAAAATATTCTTAAATATTCCTTTCTACGCAGTAAGAACTTTAATTTATGTAATTGGAGCTTCATTCTTCGCATGGAAATTAAAAGCTCAGTCTAAAAAAGTAGATGATACAAAATCTTTGGTAGAGTATCAATTCCTTTACAGATGGGCAGTAGGATATATCGCATTCTTCGGGTTTGCTTCTGCAGCTTGGGCTTGGGACTGGTTGATGTCTATTGACCCTCACTGGTATTCTACAATGTATATCTGGTATTCTATGGTTAGCTGTCTTTCAAGTGGTATTGCAGTAATCATTTTACTAAGTGTATATCTTAAGAAAAATGGTTTCTTACCACAGTTTAACGACAATCACTTGCACGATTTAGGGGTTTTCCTTTTTGCTACAAGTATGCTTTGGACTTATACTTGGTTTGCACAGTTCATGTTGTATTGGTACGCAAACATCCCGGAAGAGGTAAATTATTTCTTCGGAAGATTTGAGCACTACTCTCCTACTTTCTTACCGATGCTTGTTGTAAACTTCTTATTACCATTATTAGTATTGGTAAGTAGCAGCATCAAGAGAAACTACAAAGTAGTAACTATAATGGCTATTGTGGTAATCTTAGGTCACCTTTTAGATTACTTCAACATGGTAATGCCAGGAACAGTAGGACCTTACTGGAATACTCCAGAAGTTCTGTTACTAGTATTGGGTTCTATTTTATTCATTGCAGGATTGTTTATGTTTACAGTGCTTTCAGCATTAGCTAAATTGAAACTGATTCCTACAGGTAACCCTTACTTACACGAATCTGAAATTTATGAGTATCCTTTCTAAGGACTTGTAACAAGATAAACTTTAAAAAGACTGATTTTAATAATCAGTCTTTTTTTTTTTTGCCATGATTAAAAAAAGTCAGGCAACCATTTCAAAAATTTTTCGTCTTATGAATAGACTATAATGCTTACCTTTTAAACTAAATTAAAAACTATGAAAAAAACTATTCTATTAAACTTTCTGTTGATCATTCTATTCAATGTATTCAATGCACAAAGCATCAGTTTTGTTTCTGAAAAAACCGGACAACCATTACCAAAAGTCTCTGTATTTGGAAAAGATGGAAATATTTTGGCAACATCCGACATCGATGGGAAAATTGAAAAATCAACCCTTTCTCAAGATCAGGAAAAATTTCAGTTAGTTTACGATAATTTGTCAATCGCAACATTATCATTTAATGAAATTAATAAAGATGTTGTAAAACTAAATGACAGAGTAAAAGATATCGAAGCTGTTATCATTAAAAATCAAAAGCCAGCAAAATACATTCTTATAAGAGGTAACTTCAATACTTATGTTACTTTAAACAGTAAACTAAATTGCTATGCAGATGGCGTTATCACCTATGTTTTCGATAATAAAACTAAAAAACTGAAAAGTGCCAATGTAGAACAGTACCGAATTTTCAGACTAGAAGATGCAAAAAATGAAAAAAAACAAACCGGATCTTGGGATTACAATAGCTTTTTAGATTTACCAAAATTAAAGGATGTAGGAAATATTGAGGAATACAAATCTAAAAACACCAAAATCAAAGAACTTAAAGGTGCTAAGAAAGACGAAATAGAAATTACGGGCGAAGCTTTACAAGAAAAAGAACTGGCTCTATTCGGTTACAGAATATATGACATCAAGGGTATCATTAATCATTCATATGAAAAAGATTCAAAAAAAACGTTAAGAGATTTTCTTGAGTCAAATGAAATTGCTTTCATCAAACTGAAACATAAAAGCGAGCCTAACTATAATCAAATTATTGCTTACAGAAATTTTTATCCTACAGAGCTAGACTTCAGCGATGATAATAATGTGGAAGGAAAGGTAAAATTCAACAAAAACAACAGCAGTTACAAATCAAATTATTGGCAGGATGCGTCTTTCCCAAATATGCAGGCAATTTTCAGCTCATTCTTTAAAGATGATTTAAAAGAAAAAGAAAACAAAAAATAAAAAATCTGTATTAATAAAGGTTTTACTAAATTTGTCGTAAACCATTATTAAAATGAAAAAGTTTTCTTTGCTACTCATCTTCAGTCTGTTGATGTTTACAGCATGCAAAAAAGATCATGTAGATGCGACTACGACACAGACTTTGCAATCGAGTATCAACGATATGGCGTCTGGTCTTACCACCATTAAGCAGATAAAATTCAATGAAGCGCTATATATTCTTAAAACTTTCGGTGTAGAAGCAGAAGGTGATGTAAACGAATTGAAAGCACTTGGCCAATTGATCAATGGTAAAAAAGTATCTGAAATTTTAGCTTTGGCAGATCAGGTTGCGCAACAAAACGGTATCGAATGGGCAAGTACAGCGCCACCATCATTGGGTGAAATGAATATTTTCGGGGATGAAACGGCTAAAGAAAGTGACCCGAATGATGTGAGAGCAAGCTCACTTAGCATAATGACTCAACTTACAGGAGACACAGGAAATGGCCCAACGGCAATGCAGATTGTTCCAAGATTAGTTGATAATGCAGGAAATCCTATTGCGTTTACAGGTGCTGGTTTAGAAACAACTTTAGAAGTTTTCAGCAACGGCGTAAAGCTTTCAACAGCTAAAAATCTAATGCAGGATAATAATTTTAAAGGTTTTCATCTTAAATTTTCATCATTGTTGGCTTCAAAAATTATTGATAACAAAATTGATATTACTGTTTCTGTAAAAACAACAGCGAAGACTTTCAAAATGTCGAAAATTGGTTTAGATGTAAATCCTTCAGCGTTAAAAGTTCCTGAAGTTCCTAAAACAGATTCTACGATGATTGAACAAGATCCAAATGCCGTTATTGACCCAAGTAATCCTGCGATACCGCCAACAACGACTACAGATCCAGCGACAGTAACTCCGGCTCAGCCGAAACAGCCGACTGCAGATCCAAAAAATACGGTAAGCAAGTTTTTAAATAATGTAAGTTCACAAAATTTAAAAGCAGCTTTCGACTCATCAAGCAATCCAAGTTGGGGATCTTATGAATCGTTTTCAAATCCTACTTCAGGTTTTGGGGCGGTTAAAAATGTAAGTGTTAAAAACATTTCTACAAACGCAACCGGCACTAATTCTTCAAGTGTTAACGCAACATACGATGTGACTGATAAAAGTGGAAAAACAACTTCTTTAAAGGTGACTTTCGGTCTTAAAAATGTAAACGGAGAATGGAAAATCTCAAGTTATAAGATTAATCCTTAAAATATGGCGTCTCATGAACTTACCAGAAAGCTGGAAGAAACAATAGAAAATATCCCTGATTTTCCGATTCCTGGAATTCAGTTTAAAGATATTTCACCGATTTTTCTTGATTCTAAATTATATGAAGCCGTAATCGAAGATTTGGTAAAATTCAGCAAAGGAAAAGTGGATGCAGTGTGCGGAATTGAAAGCCGCGGTTACCTTTTCGGGATTGCGATTGCGGTAGCTTTGGAAGTTCCATTTATTTTAATCAGAAAAAAAGGAAAACTTCCGCCACCGATCATCTCAGAAAAATACGATCTGGAATATGGAAGCGCAGAAATAGAAACCAGAGAAGGGCAAATTAAAAAAGGGCAACGTATTTTAATTCATGATGATCTTTTAGCAACCGGCGGCACAACCGAAGCCGCAGCAAAACTGGTAAAAAAGCAAGGTACAGAAGTCGTTCAGTTTAGTTTTTTAATCGGCTTAAAAGATTTAAATGGCGACGAAAAACTGAAGAAGTTTAATGCTGAAATCTATCACACGTTAGAATATTAAATTTAGTAAAGAGAGTTCAAATAAATCAAAAAATAACAATTCTCTATTAACAATTCACAATATTTACAAGTCTTTCATTCTCTTTTATTAATAATACAGATAAAGATTTTGTAAATCACTCAGAAACAATTAAATTTGCAATTCAATTTTTAAAGAATTTATGGCAAAATTGGGAAAAAATGCTCCAAACGAGCAAGAAGGTAAAGAAACAGTGGAATTCTTTAAAGACCTTGACAGAGAGGCTTTAAACACAGAAAGATTCCTAGAAAAATATCAGAAACCATTAAGTGCTGCTTTTATAGGATTAGTAGTAGGAGTTTTAGCTTATTTTGGATACCAACAATTTGTGGTTGCTCCAAAAAATACTGAAGCTGTAAAAACTTATTTAGCTGCGCAGAAAAACCTTACAGAAGGTAAAGATAAAGAAGCTTTAGGCGGAAAATCTGCAGCTAACCCCGGGTTTTTAGGAACTTATAACGAATATTCTTCTACGAAAGTGGGTAAACTTTCTGCTTACAATGCAGGTTTATTAAAATTAAAAGAAGGAAAATTTCAGGAAGCTCATGATCTTTTAGACAAATTTTCGTCTAATAACAAAACATTGATGGCAATGAAGTTTGGTGCAATGGCAGATGCAAAATCTGGTCTTAATAAAAATGACGAAGCTTTAGCATTATTAGACAAAGCTGCTTCAGCATCTGATGATCCTTATACTTCTTATTATTTTACAAGAAAAGCAGGGATTGTAGCTTTAGGAATGAAGAAAAATGCAGAAGCTAAAAAATACTTTGCAACCATCGACGAAAAATATCAGGACTACGACAACGGAATGTCTGATTCTTATATAGAAATGGCTAAATATTTAAATTAAAACATGGCAACAGTTAATCTTTCAGATTACAAGCCACTTAATATAACCAATGCCGAAGATTTTTCTATCGGCATTGTTTTTTCTGAGT is drawn from Chryseobacterium muglaense and contains these coding sequences:
- the nrfD gene encoding NrfD/PsrC family molybdoenzyme membrane anchor subunit, which encodes MSGHYEAPIREPLIIGHKTYHDITEDIARPIEERAGKLWWISLYAALVLFIYGFGCIAYTIGTGIGAWGLNRTINWGWDITNFVWWVGIGHAGTLISAVLLLFRQRWRMSVNRSAEAMTIFAVVQAAIFPLIHMGRVWVGYWVFPLPNQFGSLWTNFNSPLLWDVFAICTYFSVSTVFWFIGLIPDFAMIRDRAKTPWTKKIYTLLSFGWGGKAKHWQRFEEVSLVLAGLATPLVFSVHTTVSFDFATSVIKGWHSTIYPPYFVAGAIFSGFAMVQTLLLIARKVCHLEDYITMYHIEIMNIVIVLTGGMVTVAYATEYFIGWYSGSRYEDFTYLSPGAAIGPYWWAFWALIICNLVIPALFWFKKVRTNIIATFIIALIINIGMWFERFDIIVINLSRDYLPGSWTMFKPTIIDVGVYLGTIGFFSVLFLLYARTFPVIAQAELKSILKISGETYKVKEGDEHH
- a CDS encoding DUF3341 domain-containing protein; translated protein: MSTTKIVYGLYADDDDLMNGVKAFNDKGIAINEVYTPFPVHGLDKALGLKKTRISDAAFIYALYGVSIGLTVTWYIMNHDWAQNIGGKPSFNWVDNFPAFIDPMFELMVFCAAHMMSLTFFVRNKMYPGAPAQNPDPRTTDDKFLMEFVTEDVESVKQLLIETGVEEITVKDA
- a CDS encoding c-type cytochrome; amino-acid sequence: MLKMKKNVLKITAILGLTTVLLNSCGPNENAPLVYFPDMYFPVAYDPLMKAQDAYSDHENEIPAFVRNNGATGLAPVEGSVAQNKDGVFEEGKLPKTPDEYNSGYDASKAISASPLNPANAAKDIERGKMLFDHTCSACHGTGGDGQGSIVQSGAYSGVPNYADREITVGSVHYVLTNGRNAMGSYAGQLNPGDRWRVAMYVMSAFKKSAAPAPAAAPATTETTETKK
- a CDS encoding quinol:cytochrome C oxidoreductase → MYSFSPKLKSTSIILLVVGLVLFAAGFFLNKGITTERIEHMMEAVHSAGHDSPTHSSEMVGPQDHAAHLEHAEMQVHNQPLASIHFVAVFFFGVSCCVLFFYCIQHAAHAGWPIIITRVMEAIASYIPWGGAILVILMILNITHNGHLFHWMDPELTKEGSPHFDVILFEKKIFLNIPFYAVRTLIYVIGASFFAWKLKAQSKKVDDTKSLVEYQFLYRWAVGYIAFFGFASAAWAWDWLMSIDPHWYSTMYIWYSMVSCLSSGIAVIILLSVYLKKNGFLPQFNDNHLHDLGVFLFATSMLWTYTWFAQFMLYWYANIPEEVNYFFGRFEHYSPTFLPMLVVNFLLPLLVLVSSSIKRNYKVVTIMAIVVILGHLLDYFNMVMPGTVGPYWNTPEVLLLVLGSILFIAGLFMFTVLSALAKLKLIPTGNPYLHESEIYEYPF
- a CDS encoding adenine phosphoribosyltransferase, which produces MASHELTRKLEETIENIPDFPIPGIQFKDISPIFLDSKLYEAVIEDLVKFSKGKVDAVCGIESRGYLFGIAIAVALEVPFILIRKKGKLPPPIISEKYDLEYGSAEIETREGQIKKGQRILIHDDLLATGGTTEAAAKLVKKQGTEVVQFSFLIGLKDLNGDEKLKKFNAEIYHTLEY
- a CDS encoding YfgM family protein, coding for MAKLGKNAPNEQEGKETVEFFKDLDREALNTERFLEKYQKPLSAAFIGLVVGVLAYFGYQQFVVAPKNTEAVKTYLAAQKNLTEGKDKEALGGKSAANPGFLGTYNEYSSTKVGKLSAYNAGLLKLKEGKFQEAHDLLDKFSSNNKTLMAMKFGAMADAKSGLNKNDEALALLDKAASASDDPYTSYYFTRKAGIVALGMKKNAEAKKYFATIDEKYQDYDNGMSDSYIEMAKYLN